A genomic region of Apteryx mantelli isolate bAptMan1 chromosome 10, bAptMan1.hap1, whole genome shotgun sequence contains the following coding sequences:
- the CMTR2 gene encoding cap-specific mRNA (nucleoside-2'-O-)-methyltransferase 2 — translation MNKCKKPYVDQTPKLEKFSPDILAEIEKLFAKKFSYAKPVSNEWQLPDPSEAFTCDHKEFNSLLALKDSMNEVKNQLSDKNLDEWHQHTSFTNKAGKIIPHVKKSVNAELCTQAWCKFHEILCSFPLLPEEALQDGELNSVHICEAPGAFIASLNHYLKSHHIPCDWNWVANTLNPYHEANDTLVMIMDDRLIANTLPWWYFGPDNTGDVMTLKHLTGLQHFINNMATVHLVTADGSFDCQGNPGEQEALVSPLLYCETVTALMILSTGGSFVLKMFTLFEHCSANLLFLLNCCFEEVHVFKPATSKAGNSEAYVICLRYLGRESIHLLLSKMIQNFGTEMVNKALFPQHMMPESFLKKHEECCTFFHKCQVETISENIRLFKCMEEAEQTKLNSLRDCAVEFFMQRYCMKPIARNNWLVKKSQAGCSMNAKWFGQRNKYFSTYNERKMLEALTWNDKMAKGYFNHWAEEHSLNNAGKTCILEGSSSNLECNLWYILEGKRLPMVKCSPFCDGQVLKNLNEAMKEWVGDKLKSRQMLQPCPSCEILSGELILAELSSLTRCHQEVPNASCGDQFKCLVVDFPSLCDTESQPKMEIKLLDSAPLLTFSFSLFYDGEPKYQQQLLECVLHSLNQLKIGDALILPILSCFTRFTAGLIFILHCCFRSITFACPTSHEPLKTCAVLLCVGYQGLPNPVAEYLHHLNKLMSSLLDSDSPQQVLQFVPMEALLQGKLLEFLWDLNTVIAKRQLHLIVQAEQQQMPSNISF, via the coding sequence ATGAACAAATGTAAGAAGCCTTATGTTGACCAGACTCCAAAACTTGAAAAGTTCAGTCCTGATATTCTTGCTGAAATTGAGAAGCTTTTTGCAAAGAAGTTTTCTTATGCTAAGCCTGTGAGTAATGAATGGCAGCTACCAGATCCCAGTGAGGCCTTTACCTGTGATCACAAGGAATTCAACTCACTCCTTGCTCTGAAGGACTCAATGAATGAAGTCAAGAATCAGCTGAGTGATAAGAACCTGGATGAATGGCATCAGCACACCTCATTTACCAACAAAGCAGGGAAAATAATTCCTCATGTGAAGAAATCTGTGAATGCTGAGCTGTGTACCCAGGCTTGGTGCAAGTTTCATGAGATACTGTGCAGCTTCCCTCTTCTCCCTGAAGAAGCTCTTCAGGATGGAGAACTGAATTCTGTCCACATCTGTGAAGCACCTGGAGCTTTTATAGCCAGTCTAAATCACTACCTGAAATCCCATCACATCCCTTGTGATTGGAATTGGGTAGCTAATACTCTAAACCCATATCATGAAGCAAATGACACCCTTGTGATGATTATGGATGACCGTCTTATTGCAAATACCTTGCCTTGGTGGTACTTTGGCCCAGATAACACTGGTGATGTGATGACATTGAAACATCTAACAGGACTTCAGCACTTCATAAATAATATGGCCACAGTTCACTTGGTAACTGCTGATGGCAGTTTTGATTGCCAGGGAAATCCAGGTGAACAGGAAGCTCTTGTTTCACCTCTGCTCTACTGTGAAACAGTCACTGCTTTAATGATCCTGAGCACTGGAGGATCCTTTGTTTTGAAGATGTTCACGTTGTTTGAACACTGTTCTGCCAATCTGCTTTTTCTCCTAAACTGTTGTTTTGAGGAGGTCCATGTCTTTAAGCCAGCCACTAGCAAAGCTGGAAACTCAGAGGCCTATGTGATTTGTCTTCGTTATTTGGGCAGAGAGAGCATTCACCTGCTGCTTTCTAAGATGATACAGAACTTTGGAACAGAAATGGTCAACAAAGCACTTTTTCCCCAGCATATGATGCCagaatcttttcttaaaaaacatgAAGAATGTTGCACATTCTTCCACAAGTGCCAAGTAGAGACTATCTCTGAGAATATCCGGCTCTTTAAGTGTATGGAAGAAGCGGAGCAGACAAAACTGAACAGCTTAAGAGACTGTGCAGTGGAGTTCTTTATGCAAAGATATTGCATGAAACCTATTGCCAGAAATAACTGGCTGGTGAAGAAATCTCAGGCTGGTTGCAGCATGAATGCAAAATGGTTTGGGCAAAGGAACAAATATTTTAGTACATACAATGAAAGGAAGATGCTGGAAGCCCTTACATGGAATGATAAAATGGCAAAGGGCTATTTTAATCACTGGGCTGAAGAGCACAGCTTAAATAATGCTGGTAAAACGTGCATTTTGGAAGGATCGTCTTCTAACCTTGAATGTAACTTGTGGTACATTTTGGAAGGAAAGAGACTGCCAATGGTAAAATGTTCTCCATTTTGTGATGGTCAAGTCTTAAAAAATCTTAATGAAGCCATGAAGGAATGGGTAGGGGACAAGCTGAAAAGCAGACAAATGCTGCAGCCTTGTCCCTCTTGTGAGATTCTTTCTGGGGAACTGATACTGGCAGAACTGTCCAGTCTTACCAGGTGTCACCAGGAGGTCCCGAATGCAAGTTGTGGTGACCAGTTCAAGTGCCTTGTGGTGGACTTTCCATCCCTTTGTGATACCGAAAGCCAACCCAAAATGGAAATAAAGCTCCTAGACTCGGCCCCACTGCTGACATTTAGCTTCTCTTTGTTTTACGATGGAGAACCAAAATACCAGCAGCAGCTTTTGGAGTGTGTTTTGCATTCATTGAATCAACTTAAAATAGGAGATGCACTGATTCTGCCTATTCTTTCTTGTTTTACACGCTTCACAGCTGGCCTCATCTTTATACTGCATTGCTGTTTCAGAAGCATCACGTTTGCTTGTCCGACTTCCCATGAGCCACTGAAGACCTGTGCTGTTTTGCTGTGCGTTGGTTACCAAGGTCTCCCAAATCCAGTTGCTGAGTATCTGCACCACCTGAATAAACTAATGAGCTCTTTGCTAGACTCGGACTCTCCCCAGCAGGTTTTGCAGTTTGTGCCCATGGAGGCTCTCCTCCAGGGCAAACTGTTGGAGTTCTTATGGGATTTGAACACAGTCATTGCAAAGAGACAACTCCACTTGATCGTGcaagctgagcagcagcaaatgCCTAGCAATATTTCATTCTAA